In Amia ocellicauda isolate fAmiCal2 chromosome 7, fAmiCal2.hap1, whole genome shotgun sequence, the genomic window GAATACAACTGTGCTTGCTAAATGTGTTTCCTTAACATATTTTAAGGATTCACAGCATACTGAAAACCATTACCAAAATGTGCACGAGAAATGTGCAGGTAATCATTCTTAATTCTTCAACTTGCTATGTATTAAAAAGACTTAGAAAAGGAATGTGTTTTCTGTGTGCTCTTATGATATTTGAGAAGAGTAACAGGTTAAAATTTGAGGTTTTCAGTTATagaactaaaaaaatatatcagtgAGTGGATATTAATTTCCCTCTCAAAAGAGAGTTGTTGGAATCTGTTTAGGAATATCTGGAATCAAAAATATTGTTAACTTGTTTAATTTTTGTGTAGGTGGGCCAGTAACAgaaatttttactttttatttatgaatagaCTAGGAAGGTATGGTTTTGGAATCTTATCAGATGTACTGAGAATAAAGgaatactttattttaaagatctttatagatttaattcaatgtattctttaattttacttCCTTTTTTCAATCTTGTATTAATGCCATTTATAGTTTGCTActgttattaaataattatatcattCTTTAGTTTCTCTCTCAAACATCTGCTAACTGTAAGGTGGAAAAAGCAATCCCAGAATCCCAGTGCTCTCACAATGTTAACACCTCTGTTCTGAACAGCATTGACTTACAAACAAGAGGGAAGCTTTtattcccagaatgcactgaGCACACACAATGCAAATACGATATTGCCAAAGGATATTGATGGAGCTTCTAGTAGAGAATTTCACTCCTATCCAACATTCAAAATAGCAGTGAAAATGAGTCACATAACCTCTCTGCCTTCCAACCACTTTGAGCAAACAAAACCACTCATGACTGCCTGTATATATTATAGTGTGTTGCTAGATCAATCAAAACTCAGTGTTGTGCTGCATATTTCCATACATAAAACTAACCAGAGCCTGTAAGTAGTTACTCACACAACCTTTGATGTGATTTTGGGCCTGACTTTGCGAAGTTAATGAgccaatatgtatatttattagaGTTATGTTGTGTGAGTAAAGAAGATACAATTATATACAATAACTGCAAAAAGCTCCCATAAATTATCAGTGTCATCAAAGAAATTAAAGCAATTCGTGAATAAAACCTTTACCGACTTTGGATAATCAGGCCCTTTATGTTTGTGTCATAGGTTTCGTCTAGATATATACCGCTGCTTGGCAAGCCCCTCGCTGATAATGCTCACTGAAGAAGACCCAATACTCAGAGCCTTTGAGCTCAGTACAGACCTGAAGGAGCTTAGCCTGGTGGAAGTGGAGTTCAGGTATGTGGTACTCAAACAGCAGCACAGCTTTTCATTCGCTCTCTATATTCCTGTTAAAGAAGAATGTTGTTTATCTAACATTTATGAACGTTTCTTTGTTTATAAGGTATCTGCCAAGAAAGGGCAGCAGAATGGTATTAAAGCTAATTTAATAGGGTTTAAATTGCTGCTGGAACACAGCAATACTGCGTATTGTACTTTACCTCCTTCACATTATAGGTGAACATTACTTTAACCAAAATAAGCAAAAACTTTGACTCAGTGGCAGATTCATTTTTTgtaagatgctactttcttTTTCTCATGAATGTAACTGCCATGATGTACAGTATAGGTTTGTCTGTTATTAGTTGGTGTGTCAAAGTTTGATCTAATCCTAAATTGGCAAAGTCTGAAACCCCCCACATGAGTCCTGCCTGACTGTTTTAAAACATTAGCCTGCTTTTAGAGGATTAATCAGCAGTGTGTTTTCCCTATTGATGTTGTCCACAGAAATGACTATGAGGAGCTGGCCAAACAGTGCAAGATGTTTGCCAAGGACCTGCTGGCTCAGGCCAGGAACTCCCGGGAGCTGGAGGTGATTCTGAACCACACGTACAGCGACGAGCATGTGGACAAGCGGGGCCTGCTGGAGGAGCGCATGAACCTCAGCCGCCTCAAACTGGCCATCAAGTACAACCAGAAGGAGGTGGGATTTCCCAGAGGCAGCTTGCAAGGATTGCGAGGGAGTGCAGTGGAAGTACAGTAGTGTACATTACAGTGCAATGTAGTAAGTTTTGTGCAGTACACTGGAATGCTTAGTCTTGAAACTCTCTACAAAGACTGATtgaatttcagattttgttttgtcagtCAAAGTACTGTAGTGGTTTGTTAAAATTAGGATAGGAAGTCATGCTTTCTTTTAACATTGTGTAAGACTATGATGTAAAAAAATTGGACTGCTGAGATTTACCTTCTTTTATGAGGATCATCTTTGAAGCTTGGGGATTATTTATGGCTGAGCCTTTCCCTGTAGGCTGTAGTTTCATAATACAATATTGCCTGCAAAGAGACAGCTGACTGTTTTACCAGTTTCCTTTTGCATTTTATAATGGTGTATATTCCAGTATGTCAAATGTACTCTTTCAGAATGTGTGTCACAGGTAATAATTTACTGTATGCTGATGATCATGTATCAAAAatagtaaaatgtactttgctggAACTAGCATATGGTGATGCTATAGGAGTTGGCATGTACTTTCCATTACACATTTCAAATGTTGCATTATACCACCACACACTGCTACAAAGGGTTTGGTAACTTtcctgtatttttttctttgcttacTTAATATACTTactactttttttaattaacatgttGAAGTCTACATCAATGTATTGTGCTAACAAGCTGCTATACCGTACTTCATGACCGttccaatttaaaaataaatgtctgtggTTTATTGATGTCCTTAAATTACCTAAGTTACTTATCCCTAACTCATGTTCTCAGAAATCTCCAACTtgttatttgaaatgtaaaaataatacaaattataaatttGTTTCTATCTACCACTttcatttaaacttttaaaattacttttaatttcctttttagtgttttttatttgcacCACATGCTTccccaattttattttattatgaaacTTAAAATGGCCGCTTAGCTATCAGagataaacaaagaaaaacaaaaaagtctagGAATATTGTTAGTTGATCTGTCTGACAGTCTTCTCTCTCTATGTCCCTCTCTTTGTCTGTCTGCccccctttgtgtgtgtgtgtgtgtgtgtgtgtgtttgcgtgtgtctTACTCTCCCCAGTTTGTGGCCCAGTCAAACTGCCAGCAGTTCCTAAACACAGTGTGGTTTGGGCAGACAGCCAGCTATAGGCGTAAGCACACTTGTCTGAAGATCCTGACAGTATTGACAGTGGCTATGCTTTGGCCTATCCTGTCTGTCTGTTACCTGCTGGTGCCAAGATCCCGAGTAGGCCAGGTTATCCACACTCCCTTTGTGAAGTTCATCATCCACATGGCTTCCTACTTCACCTTCCTGTTGCTGCTCAACCTCTACTCACTGGTCTACAATGAAGGCAAGAGAAACACCATGGGCCCAGCCCTAGAAATGATTGACTACTTGCTGATTCTTTGGATCATAGGTGAGACAATCTCAATTCTTTTAATTTATGGGATGGGGGTGCAATCTGAAAATGCAGTTGGAATGTTGGAATGCAAAACAAGCAAaggaatgaaaaaagtataagGGAAAGCTAAGTGCTAGTCCACATTGCTGTGGTTTAGTATTTTGTGGAAAATGAAGGAATACCATATTTTGTCTTATTCTCTGAAACGCTATATTCCCCAGTGCATGCCTGGAAGATGTTTAAGGAGTAGAAGCCAGTGCTATTCTTGCTCAAGGTTTTGATTCATATCGGCACATTGATAGTTTTGGAAATTTCATTAAGTAGAAATGCGATATCTTTTGCATTTcctttcaggaaaaaaaaaaggaaattaaaccccccacaaacaagaagacTTTCCAATGCTCATTTGGAGGTAGTATAAGGCTATTTTACTGCTAGGCCTCAAGCCCAACTCGATCACACAGTGGTATAAAGCAGATGGGAGAGATTTGGCTTTGTTATTAATACAATCACCATTGCAGCCTAACATGCGAGTGAGTCATCAGCCAAAATATAAACAGTGTCCTGAAAGGATATGGAAAAGGTATTTGAGAAAGTAGTACTTTAAAAGTTCCAGGCAATCTTATTTTTAAAGCTTTAGATTGTCTGAGATTATCCTTCTTTGCACGAATGCTGATGGAATGAGGATTCCCAAAGGTGGCATTAAAGAAATCTCTTCTCTGGAGTAGACTATAGAACTTCAAAGTGAAATCAGACCTATATCAATATTTCAGTTTGAAagctatatattacatttttatgcgTAACGTAAAGGAAGACCATTTGGTCTGGAGGCAcaaacataacattttattcaaaaagacaaacacatatACTGAAGTACCACCATCACTTAAATCGATAACTTGACCAAAATAAAATTACTCCTTCCTTTTTTTATAGGTTAGAGTCCATCTGGGTCTGATTGTCTGTTTGATAATACAATTGACAATAAGGAATTGCTGTGTATAGGAATATGTGGATAAGAGTACTTCCATAACATCACCTAAAATCTAAGAAATTACACACTGGTGATATCTTCTAGACAGCAACTGGAGAGCATACACTTGGATGCATTTTGGATGTAGTCAGCTGTTTGGCAATATCACATTGACTATGTTTCTTCTAGTGCTTCTTTTATGTTCCCCTAGAGACATCATGTAGAATAGAAGAATGAATAGCATTAACATGTCCGAATGTTTTTCGAGTATACactataaatacacaaatgttcAGTGACTTACTGGCAGTAGTTTCCAGTAATTTACTTACGGTAACAGAGTTACTTCAAAGTGGCATAGTGTAACCTTTACAGTAAAAATGTGCTTACTGTATTACACTACTAGTAGTTACACTACTGTAAAATCTGGTAAGAGTTACTGATTTATTATTGCTAGACACTAGCCAgtattgtattgcttttttaaaattatttttattaaaaattgtATTCTAGCAGCCCATTTCAATGAAACAGCACATCTTGGTTTgaccaggatttgaacctgaaCTGAGCCACTATACCACATTCTGGCACTAGGGAAAATACCAAcatgtattttcttattttgagATTTCCGTATACTGTGAAATACATTAATCGTATTGTGTATTATCTAAGTCCTTTGGTCAGGTGCTTAACGCATGGGTACCAAGCTTTCAATCTTTCCTCAGGCAAATATATTCTAATTAtactaaaattattaaaatgcaagtCCACAAGACCAGTatctatttaaatacaatattttcctaATAATTTACACTACCCACCTGCTATACAGTAAATTGAAACTAAATTCTTGCTTCCTTACCAGATCATTGGTGTCCTAGAAATTCTGGCAATTCACAgtaatgtaaaattaaaatatcatgTCATATTGTTTCTGTAaagaatacaataatataaaggcaaatttacagcatttttttattttacaatgtagtgtttcctttgttttctcAGCAGTATGtggtacatgttttatttttcctcaggAATGGTGTGGTCAGATGTGAAAAGACTGTGGTATGAAGGGCTGGAGGATTTTTTGGAGGAATCACGTAATCAGCTGAGTTTCGTCATGAACTCCCTCTATTTGTCAACCTTTGCCCTGAAAGTGGTAGCACACCACAAGGTGAATTCATACATTCTGGTCAGTCTATCTGGGGGTGTCTGGGGTTCCTAAACCATTGGGTTACATATTTTATTCTGCAATAACACTCACTTCTCCAGGGCTCCACATTTACCAGCTTAAAAATAAGTAGAAAACAACATTATAGTAGTATTCCTCAAGCATGGCATATTTTCAACAGAAACATTagatattttttccccctctcaaaACATTTCTAAACAGAAGATGATACAATTTATTTTGCTTATATCACAAGTAATCTGACACATTGTTTTTCTGTGTAAAACACAGAGCACTCTTCTTAGCACTGAGAAATATTCCAAATATGGATGACTGTGACTGTAGGGCTAATTCTCTCATGAGGCAAAAGCTGTTATTTCTTGAtgaatgtgaaatgtgaaaaatgtacatCTGTAGTTTTTAAAAGATTTGTCACCTTCTGTCTTTGTTctagtttaaaaacaaagatgacACAGAGAGGAAGTATTGGGATGCTTTTCATCCCATCCTGGTCGCTGAGGGTCTTTTTGCCTTTGCCAATGTTCTCAGTTACCTCCGACTCTTTTTCATGTACACAACCAGCTCAATCCTGGGACCTTTACAGGTATTgtattcatattaaaataacCCATACAATtgtagttgaaagtattcacacccttcatttcaaACAATGGTAAGGCAGATGGAGTGTAAACTTCATAGAGATCAGAGATATTTATAGTTTTCTCCAGGCTTTCCACAATTATTAGTAAAATTAGTATTCCACAAGCTCTGTAAATGTATTGGTGATACTATCAGTGTTTTATTATACTGAGTAAAAAATATTGTTTCAggtgaagggtgtgaatactgtTGGCTGCAACAGTCTATGAATGGAAACATCAATGTGTTCCAGTACAAtgacaagaaacaaaaacaaacaaaaactgatcATTGATCATTGAACATTGGGTTGGGATTTTAGAATTCTTATCTCTGTTTTCTAAGTGGGCACTGGTTGGACTACAGTGatgttgatttatgtatttgtactgCAAAACACTGCAAAAAATATCTCTGACCAATTTGAGTTGGTCTGCTATCAAATGGAGTGTTCTTTGCCACCTTTATTCATTTTGCTGAGTCCCTGGCTTGAAGAAATCAGCCTGAATCCCACCTCTAATACTTTTTCTTGCCAACCttgccaatttttttttaagcaataaGAATTATTTGTTTCCTCCCACTGGATCCCACAATCATTAGAAAAATGTATATGAAGGGACTGTCAATATGCCTGGTTCAAGTATGTCTGGGATATGGGGTTAATGGGGAGTCACAGAGAGTTGCAGGGTTGTCTAAAACACTGTGATGTCTTGTTCTTGATGACAGGGGTggtgtttgtttggtttgacGGAAAAAAACCTCCAAATTCACAGCTGTAAGAATACTCAAGAGGGCTGAATCATTCCATTCTGCATCAGTGCATAGCAGTTATGGTTATTGGCTGGTGACCCCCTACATTCCATTAATATTTGTACAGTGAAAATACTCTCAGTGAAGACTATAAAAACATCTACAACAATATCATTACCTTTAaaccattaaaaaatatgtgtttcAACCTTTATTTGTTCTGCCAGCGGAAATGTATGTTTCTAAATGATTTCATAAAGCAAATAGGAGAGTAACGATAAAGCCAATAGAAGGCacatttgttttgcagttttgtccagaaataaatacactttttaatatttttttccagtatAGCTGTTTAAATATAATCTTGTTGAGACATCTTGTCAGTTAACATTTTGGTCTGTACATTGGTTCTTTTTTAAGCCAATGTGAGTGAGATTCTGCTATGACTCTGACTGCTAAATCATACCATTCACAGTCACACAGTGAGGCTTATGTTTCTTGAACCTTGTGTGTACCCCTGGTCAAGCGTTTATGGTCTTTTCCACAAACAGAAAAGTCATGATGCTGTACTTTTCTATGACTATGTGAATGTTGCTCAATGTTTCCCTTGAACTGGCCACTGTCCCCAGTTCTACAGGAATATGATAGGATTCTTATACCTGAGGAACAGCCTTAAAATGCTCATTTTAACCTATACGGTAGATGTTAGATGCCATACAGATATCACATATAAGAACTCAAATAGTATTTTACCTATCAACTATACAATATATAACATGTAAAAATGCTTAAATGAACCATTGGAACTAGGAGTAATGGTGAGGACTCTGGAATTTTACCTGGATTATGTAGGTTCAAATACTAACTGAGATACTTCATTTGTAAGAAACAATATGCTTTTCAGTTCAGTTTAAATAATATAAGAAAAGAAACCTGTATTATCTCCCTTTTATCCTCTCCTTCTGCGTTAGATCCCATTCACTTGGTAAAGCATGTCAATTGGACAAACCTGCATCTACCAGAAAACTCAGATTAGCATGTGAGTCAGTCTAAAAATGTTGCCAGAGAAACTGGGATCTTGTTAAAAGGCAAGTTGACTGTTTTTTGTACACTTTAGTTCTGAACAATTCATGGTTGGGCCCATTATATGACTTCATTGCAACCACTGCATTTGACTCTTGACTATTTCTTCATTAGATTTCAATGGGACAGATGCTTCAGGAATTCGGCAAGTTCCTGGGTCTGTTTCTGCTTGTTCTCTTCTCCTTCACCATTGGGCTGACACAGCTGTACGGCAAGGATGAGAAGGAACGAAGCAAGACTGCGGAGAAAGACTGTGTGGGGATTTTCTGCGAGCAACAAAGCAATGATACATTCCATTCGTAAGCCCCTTAATTTGGCAGCAAGTTGTGCAAATCGTGTTTATGCTGACCATGTAGATTTAACAAGGAGGATGTAGATCAAATAGATACACCATACCATATGGTGAAATATTATGGCATATTATCCATGTTTTTTCCTTAAAAGCACCAAACAATATAATTGGGGTGACTCAATAAAACCCTTTCCAAtggttttaataaaatgtaatgtatcaaCTTTCTGCacctttaaaaatagaaatgaaggtattttgtttcatcaatcaggctttaaaaaacattttgcgACTAACTACTTATCTTGCCACTTTTTGTTATAATTTAGATGATTCTTTACTATCCTTTCATAGGTTGGATCTTTGATGTTGATTTCCTCTCCATAGGTTCATAGGCACATGTTATGCCTTGTTCTGGTACATTTTTTCCATGGCCCATGTGGCTCTGTACGTGACAAGGATCAGCTATTCAGAGGAGTTGCGCTCATTTGTCGGAGCCTTGATCATTGGAACATATAACATTGTGGTTGTCATTGTTTTGACGAAACTGCTGGTAGCTATGCTGCACAAAAGTTTCCGCCAGATCGCAGTGAGTAGAACAACACCCTTACAGGGCTGCTTTTCAAGCCTTTAACCCATGTATGAAGTTTCAAAGCTCATCTTTATTAAGTTTTCAAATGAAACCCAGGTAGAAAATGCCAACACAACAATGTTCCACAGCTTCGTAGTCTCTAGCTCGATTTGTTCTAAATTTTTACAATCGCTGTCAGAAAAAGTAAGGAAATGTGCCACCGGTAAAATTATCctgataattaaataaaacatgtatccACCTACACACAGCTATCAGAAACCAG contains:
- the trpc1 gene encoding short transient receptor potential channel 1, with translation MHINVLPYSFSVIMAALYQSTDSSSPDKYLALKDVREVKEETTLDEKLFLLACEKGDYYMVKKLLEEKRHGDFNINCVDVLGRNAVTISIENENLDILQLLLEHGCQTTDALLVAIDSEVVGAVDILLNHRPRRSSKPSIAKLMQRIQNPEYSTTMDVAPVILAAHRNNYEILTMLLKQDISLPRPHAVGCECTLCNAKNKKDSLRHSRFRLDIYRCLASPSLIMLTEEDPILRAFELSTDLKELSLVEVEFRNDYEELAKQCKMFAKDLLAQARNSRELEVILNHTYSDEHVDKRGLLEERMNLSRLKLAIKYNQKEFVAQSNCQQFLNTVWFGQTASYRRKHTCLKILTVLTVAMLWPILSVCYLLVPRSRVGQVIHTPFVKFIIHMASYFTFLLLLNLYSLVYNEGKRNTMGPALEMIDYLLILWIIGMVWSDVKRLWYEGLEDFLEESRNQLSFVMNSLYLSTFALKVVAHHKFKNKDDTERKYWDAFHPILVAEGLFAFANVLSYLRLFFMYTTSSILGPLQISMGQMLQEFGKFLGLFLLVLFSFTIGLTQLYGKDEKERSKTAEKDCVGIFCEQQSNDTFHSFIGTCYALFWYIFSMAHVALYVTRISYSEELRSFVGALIIGTYNIVVVIVLTKLLVAMLHKSFRQIANHEDKEWKFARAKLWLSYFDDKCTLPPPFNIIPSPKTICYLITSLSKWICSHTSKGKVKRQNSLKEWKTLKQKRDENYQKIMCCLVHRYLTSTRQKLQSTDQATVENLNDLRQDLSKFRNEMRDLLGFRTSKYAMFYPRS